In Oryza sativa Japonica Group chromosome 11, ASM3414082v1, the following are encoded in one genomic region:
- the LOC107276502 gene encoding cysteine-rich receptor-like protein kinase 44 isoform X1, with the protein MTAMRRRSPPAWSYRRIHILFLLLLATSSSSASAANFTCTTVQAACQSAIGYTTRNATTYAELLSLFNTSTLAELLRANGLPPTAMPPDTAIPAAATVTVPFRCLCNVATRVGRSDYRPIYLVGSQDGLDAIARKVFDGFVTYQEIADASNIPDPNKIFVGQELWIPLPCSCDQVDGHNVTHFAYKVRAVDTTSAIAAKFGVLESTLMRINGITDPKNLVQGQILDVPIPGNDTMARMARKHEGKSRTIGTILGITLPGTVAILAVLFFFLHIWRRRRAKEPLSWLINQEDINIDLSTLRTATNNFDERNKLGEGGFGVVYKGALPDGQQIAVKRLSNCSRQGINELKNELVLVSKLQHKNLVRLVGVCVENQEKLLVYEYMPKRSLDTILFDPDKSRELSWEKRLKIIIEIARGLEYLHEESRLKIIHRDLKANNILLDSDLTPKISDFGLAKLFGADQSHVITNRVAGTYGYMAPEYAMFGQYSVKSDVFSFGVLILEIVTGRRSMGSYSDHEQSFNLLDLIWQHWNRGTLLELVDPSTLTRAGHGTTNQCSLQADQMLGCIHVGLLCVQANPADRPKLSAVTTMIGGTASLNPPSRPAFWVLPEEDATRAAGTNSSPGGRVMAASANRVSITEIEPR; encoded by the exons ATGACCGCCATGCGCCGGCGATCCCCGCCGGCGTGGTCGTATCGGCGCATACACATCCTGTTCCTCCTGCTACTGGCCACTTCGTCATCCTCCGCCTCGGCCGCTAACTTCACCTGCACCACCGTGCAGGCGGCGTGCCAGTCCGCCATCGGGTACACGACCCGCAACGCCACCACCTACGCCgagctcctctccctcttcaacACCTCCACCCTCGCCGAGCTCCTCCGCGCCAACGGCCTCCCTCCCACCGCTATGCCGCCTGACACGGCCAtccccgccgcggccaccgtcaCCGTCCCCTTCCGCTGCCTCTGTAATGTTGCCaccagagtcggccggtcagactaCCGGCCCATCTACCTTGTTGGGTCGCAGGACGGGCTCGACGCGATCGCGCGCAAGGTGTTCGACGGCTTCGTGACGTACCAGGAGATCGCGGACGCGAGCAACATCCCCGATCCCAATAAGATATTCGTCGGGCAGGAGCTGTGGATTCCGCTGCCCTGCAGCTGCGACCAGGTGGATGGCCACAACGTCACGCACTTCGCTTACAAAGTCCGCGCCGTGGACACCACGTCGGCGATCGCCGCCAAGTTTGGGGTCCTCGAGTCCACGCTAATGAGGATCAATGGGATAACCGATCCCAAAAACCTAGTCCAGGGGCAGATTCTTGATGTCCCAATACCTG GTAATGATACAATGGCACGAATGGCTCGGAAGCATGAAG GAAAGTCGAGAACAATTGGCACTATTCTTGGGATTACACTGCCAGGAACTGTTGCTATTTTAGcagttttatttttcttccttcacatctggaggaggagacgagcaAAAGAGCCACTATCAT GGTTGATTAATCAGGAGGACATTAATATTGATCTCTCGACTTTGCGAACAGCAACAAATAACTTTGATGAACGAAATAAGCTCGGAGAAGGTGGTTTTGGTGTGGTCTACAAG GGAGCTCTTCCAGATGGACAACAGATAGCAGTGAAGAGGCTCTCAAATTGTTCAAGGCAAGGAATAAATGAACTGAAAAATGAGCTAGTTTTGGTTAGCAAGCTTCAACACAAAAATCTTGTGAGACTTGTTGGTGTTTGTGTGGAAAACCAAGAAAAGTTGCTCGTGTATGAGTACATGCCCAAAAGAAGCTTGGATACCATCCTTTTCG ATCCGGATAAAAGCAGGGAATTAAGTTGGGAGAAGAGATTGAAAATCATAATTGAAATTGCTCGAGGTTTAGAGTACCTGCATGAAGAGTCTAGATTGAAGATCATCCACCGCGATCTCAAGGCAAATAACATTCTATTAGACTCCGATTTGACTCCAAAGATTTCAGACTTTGGATTGGCAAAGTTATTTGGAGCAGATCAATCTCATGTTATCACAAATCGAGTAGCTGGGACATA TGGATATATGGCACCTGAATACGCAATGTTTGGACAATATTCCGTCAAGTCTGATGTATTCAGCTTTGGTGTTCTTATTCTAGAGATTGTCACAGGAAGAAGAAGCATGGGCTCATACAGTGATCATGAGCAATCTTTCAACCTCTTAGACCTT ATTTGGCAGCACTGGAACAGGGGAACACTTCTAGAGCTGGTGGATCCGTCGACACTGACCAGAGCTGGCCATGGCACCACCAACCAGTGCTCTCTCCAGGCTGACCAGATGCTGGGGTGCATCCATGTCGGCCTACTCTGCGTGCAGGCGAACCCCGCCGACCGCCCGAAGCTGTCGGCGGTGACCACGATGATCGGCGGCACGGCGTCGCTCAACCCTCCGTCGAGGCCGGCGTTCTGGGTACTCCCGGAGGAGGATGCGACGCGGGCAGCCGGCACCAATTCTTCGCCAGGCGGCAGGGTGATGGCCGCGTCGGCCAACCGTGTCTCCATCACCGAAATCGAGCCAAGATAG
- the LOC107276502 gene encoding cysteine-rich receptor-like protein kinase 6 isoform X2, translated as MTAMRRRSPPAWSYRRIHILFLLLLATSSSSASAANFTCTTVQAACQSAIGYTTRNATTYAELLSLFNTSTLAELLRANGLPPTAMPPDTAIPAAATVTVPFRCLCNVATRVGRSDYRPIYLVGSQDGLDAIARKVFDGFVTYQEIADASNIPDPNKIFVGQELWIPLPCSCDQVDGHNVTHFAYKVRAVDTTSAIAAKFGVLESTLMRINGITDPKNLVQGQILDVPIPGNDTMARMARKHEGKSRTIGTILGITLPGTVAILAVLFFFLHIWRRRRAKEPLSWLINQEDINIDLSTLRTATNNFDERNKLGEGGFGVVYKGALPDGQQIAVKRLSNCSRQGINELKNELVLVSKLQHKNLVRLVGVCVENQEKLLVYEYMPKRSLDTILFDPDKSRELSWEKRLKIIIEIARGLEYLHEESRLKIIHRDLKANNILLDSDLTPKISDFGLAKLFGADQSHVITNRVAGTYGYMAPEYAMFGQYSVKSDVFSFGVLILEIVTGRRSMGSYSDHEQSFNLLDLIEETYCRPASEDL; from the exons ATGACCGCCATGCGCCGGCGATCCCCGCCGGCGTGGTCGTATCGGCGCATACACATCCTGTTCCTCCTGCTACTGGCCACTTCGTCATCCTCCGCCTCGGCCGCTAACTTCACCTGCACCACCGTGCAGGCGGCGTGCCAGTCCGCCATCGGGTACACGACCCGCAACGCCACCACCTACGCCgagctcctctccctcttcaacACCTCCACCCTCGCCGAGCTCCTCCGCGCCAACGGCCTCCCTCCCACCGCTATGCCGCCTGACACGGCCAtccccgccgcggccaccgtcaCCGTCCCCTTCCGCTGCCTCTGTAATGTTGCCaccagagtcggccggtcagactaCCGGCCCATCTACCTTGTTGGGTCGCAGGACGGGCTCGACGCGATCGCGCGCAAGGTGTTCGACGGCTTCGTGACGTACCAGGAGATCGCGGACGCGAGCAACATCCCCGATCCCAATAAGATATTCGTCGGGCAGGAGCTGTGGATTCCGCTGCCCTGCAGCTGCGACCAGGTGGATGGCCACAACGTCACGCACTTCGCTTACAAAGTCCGCGCCGTGGACACCACGTCGGCGATCGCCGCCAAGTTTGGGGTCCTCGAGTCCACGCTAATGAGGATCAATGGGATAACCGATCCCAAAAACCTAGTCCAGGGGCAGATTCTTGATGTCCCAATACCTG GTAATGATACAATGGCACGAATGGCTCGGAAGCATGAAG GAAAGTCGAGAACAATTGGCACTATTCTTGGGATTACACTGCCAGGAACTGTTGCTATTTTAGcagttttatttttcttccttcacatctggaggaggagacgagcaAAAGAGCCACTATCAT GGTTGATTAATCAGGAGGACATTAATATTGATCTCTCGACTTTGCGAACAGCAACAAATAACTTTGATGAACGAAATAAGCTCGGAGAAGGTGGTTTTGGTGTGGTCTACAAG GGAGCTCTTCCAGATGGACAACAGATAGCAGTGAAGAGGCTCTCAAATTGTTCAAGGCAAGGAATAAATGAACTGAAAAATGAGCTAGTTTTGGTTAGCAAGCTTCAACACAAAAATCTTGTGAGACTTGTTGGTGTTTGTGTGGAAAACCAAGAAAAGTTGCTCGTGTATGAGTACATGCCCAAAAGAAGCTTGGATACCATCCTTTTCG ATCCGGATAAAAGCAGGGAATTAAGTTGGGAGAAGAGATTGAAAATCATAATTGAAATTGCTCGAGGTTTAGAGTACCTGCATGAAGAGTCTAGATTGAAGATCATCCACCGCGATCTCAAGGCAAATAACATTCTATTAGACTCCGATTTGACTCCAAAGATTTCAGACTTTGGATTGGCAAAGTTATTTGGAGCAGATCAATCTCATGTTATCACAAATCGAGTAGCTGGGACATA TGGATATATGGCACCTGAATACGCAATGTTTGGACAATATTCCGTCAAGTCTGATGTATTCAGCTTTGGTGTTCTTATTCTAGAGATTGTCACAGGAAGAAGAAGCATGGGCTCATACAGTGATCATGAGCAATCTTTCAACCTCTTAGACCTT ATAGAAGAAACATATTGCCGGCCAGCCTCTGAAGATTTGTAA